The Phaeobacter sp. A36a-5a genomic interval AGCAGAATTCATCACGCAGAAAGACATTATAGCGGGTAAAGGCCACCTTCTTGCGCTTGCGATACCGCTTGAGGGCGACCACGGCGGGAACTTCAAAGGAGGCAGAGGCCGAATGAACCGCCACATCTTCGTAGGTTTTGACCTGTATGACCCGCTCCTGATGGACGGCGACAAAAGCATCCTGCCAATTGCAGACGGATAGCGGCGCCCAGCTGAGTGGCTGCATATCCGCGTTCAGAATCAATGTTCTGAGATTACCAACGGCGACGGTCATACTGCACCTCCTCGTTTCAACAGCGGTGGCCTGCGCCCGGACCAACGCCGTTGCCCAGGGCGGCGCAGCAGTCTGTTTCCAGCCTGCCGGATCGTCCCGGTATTGAAAAAAACAAAAGCGCGTGGAGCCCACGCGCTTGTCTTCAAATCAGGTTTCTTGCTGCCAGTGCTCCGCAGGGATACCGACAGATGGCACGGGTAAGGCCAGACAGGTATTCGCAGCCCGGTCTGCGGCCGCGTCCTCACCCCGGTGTCATTCTGCGGCGCAACAGGACCACGGATTGCAGTCCACGCCGGAGGCGCGACATATGCTGTCATCTCTTGCTGATGGATCTGCATGTTCTGCAACGGCTCAACCGCCCTGTCTGCCTGCGTTTCGACACCAGAGCGGGGAGCCCGCCCCTGCTTTGATTTAACTATATATCGTGTCAGTCAGCTGGCAAGCCCCCATTATCAATGATCGCAACGGGGCACTGACCTCGCTTCGCCTCAAGCGGTAGGATGATTCCGTGACAGCGGCATGACAGCTGCTGGCGGGTCGGCGGTCGCGAAATCCCCTATGCGAAAACACTGCCGGCAACGCCGCTGCCCTTGCCAGCCTGCCGGGGGCTGCCTATTGCAGACTGATGACCAGATTGATCCGTTTCAACAAACCCTTCGATGTTTTGCCCCAGTTCACCGACCGCGGCAGCGAGGGCAGCCCGCGCGCCACGCTGAGCGACTGGATTGACCTGCCCGGTGTCTATCCCGCCGGGCGACTGGATCGCGACAGCGAGGGGTTGATGCTGCTGACCGACCAGGGCCGCTTGCAGGCGTGGATCTCGGATCCGCAGCACAAGATGCCGAAAACCTATTGGGTGCAGGTCGAGGGGACACCGGATGCGGCCGCCATTCAGGCGCTTGCAGAGGGTGTTGAGCTGAAAGATGGGCTGACCCGACCTGCCAAGGCCGCATTGATCGACGAACCGCAGGGAATCTGGGCGCGGACCCCACCAATCCGGGTGCGTAAATCCGTACCCGACAGCTGGATCGCCCTCACCCTTCGCGAAGGCCGCAACCGGCAGGTACGGCGGATGACAGCGGCAGTGGGCCATCCGACACTGCGTCTGATCCGGGCGGCCATCGGCATCTGGACTCTTGACGGGCTCAGCCCCGGCACTTGGGAAGATCTGGAGGTGCCCAGCATCCCCGGTCCGCCAAAACCCAAACCCGCCCCGAACCGGCAGGCGATTGCCCGGCGCAAGGCGGTAGGCGCAAAAACAACCCCGTCAGACCCGCAAAAGCCGCCCCGCAAACCACGAAAGCCGCGCAAGCGCTAGGCTGCACGGCTTTCGACGGCGTTTTGTCTGGCAAACCGCTCTGGCGGATCAGAGGCTCAGCTTGTCGCGCATGAAGGCCAGCGCCACGCTCAGACCGTCGGGCGCGATGCCGTGGCCTGTGCCCTTCATGATATGGGCAAAGACGTCCTGAAATCCGGCCTCCCCCAGAGCTTCAGCTGCCTCTGGCAGAGATTGCGGCGGCACCACGTCATCGGCGTCGCCATGCACCAGCAATACCGGCATCTTCGAGACAACTTCGTCCTTCAGCGTTTCGGGCGACAGCAGCCGGCCGGAGAAGGCAACGATTCCAGCCACCGCATCTTCGCGACGCGGGGCCACATGCAGGCTCATCATGGTGCCCTGGGAGAATCCAAACAGCACCACCTGTTCCGGCAGCACATCCTCATCCACCATCAGCGCATCCAGAAAGGCATTCAGATCTTCGATGGAGGCCATCATGCCGCGCATCGATTCCTCTTCGGAGGAGCCGTCGATCCAAGGGATCGGGAACCACTGGAAACCAAAGGGCGTGCCTGCGCAGCGCTCCGGGGCATCCGGGGCCACAAACAGCGTATCCGGCAGATGTTCCCCCAACGGGTCCGCCAGCCCCAGCAGATCGGCCCCATTGGCGCCATAGCCATGCAGAAACACCACCACAGATCGTGTCTGCCCCGACAGGGGCGCCTTGCGTTCAGCTGTCAATACTCGTGTCATCGGATCCCTTCCCTGTCCTTTGCCACCCGGTAATAGGCCCAGAGCACGCGCGCCGCAACCGACCGCCAGGGTGACCAGGCTTCAGCTATGCGGCGCATCTCGGCGGGTTTTGGCCGCTGCGGCAGATCGAGCAGGATCCGCGCCCCCTCTTGCAGGGCCAGGTCACCATGGGCAAAGACATCCGCCCGACCAAGCGAAAACATCGCATAGATCTCTGCGGTCCATGTGCCAATACCGGACACTTGTGTCAGGATTTTGATCACCTCGGCATCGGGGAGCTGGCGCAGCGCGTCAAAATCAAGTCCCGCTGCCGCAAGAGCATGGGCATAGCGGATCTTCTGACGGCTGAGGCCAACCGCGCGCAGGTCGTCCTCGCTGGCGGCGGAAACAGCAGGCGCAGTGTCCAACCCGGCTCCGACCATCCGGCCCCAGATCGCATTGGCGGAGGCAACGCTCACCTGCTGGCTGACAATCGCGCTGAGCAGTTCGGCAAAACCCTCCGGTTTGCGGCGCAGCGGCAGGGGCCCGCAGAGGTCGATCGCGCGGGCAAAGCGCGGGTCGCTTGCGGCCAGCCATTGGGCGCCCTCACGCACACAGGCATCGCTGGTGATGATCCGCCCGATTGCGGCCGACCGGGCGTCACCCCCAAACTGACCGACCGGAGTTTGCGATCCTGTCATTTTACCGCTCCTTTGCGTCTTTTTCGCGCGCATAGCGCACCGATGCAGCATCAATCTTGCCCTGTCGGATTTTCGGGGATACGCATCTGCCATGACAGACAGCCTCCCCCTCCCCGACGACCGCATCGCCAAGCGCAATGTTGTCATTCTCGTGCTCGCGCAGGCCTTTCTGGGTGCGCAGATGCCGATGATCTTCACCATTGGTGGTCTCGCAGGTCAATCGCTTGCCAGCAATGCCTGTTTCGCAACGCTGCCGATTTCGCTGATTGTGGCCGGTTCCATGCTGGCGGCAACGCCGATTTCGGCGATCATGCAGCGCTACGGACGTAAGGCGGGTTTTTTTGTTGGCGCCGCTGGTGGCACATTGGGTGGTGTCGTCGGGGCTTATGGGCTCTACCTCGGCTCGTTTCCGATCTTTCTCCTCGGCAGTTTCCTCACCGGCATCTACATGAGTGCACAGGGATTTTACCGTTTTGCCGCCACCGATACCGCCTCTGATGCGTTCCGGCCCAAGGCAATTTCCTATGTGATGGCTGGCGGTCTGCTCTCCGCGATCATCGGCCCGCAAATCGTGAAGGCGACAAGCCAGGCCTTTGTGATCCCTTTCCTTGGCACCTATATGGCCGTGGTCGCCGTCAATGTGCTGGGCGCAGTCCTGTTCCTGTTCCTGAAGATCCCGAAACCGCCGGTGCCCAGCGAAGATGCGCCCCGGGGGCGCAGCCGGGTGGAGCTGTTGCGCAACCCCACCATCGCGGTTGCAGTGATCTGCGCCATGGTGTCCTACGCGCTGATGAACCTGGTGATGACCTCGACACCGCTGGCCGTTGTTGGCTGCGGCTTCAGCGAAGGCAGCGCGGCTGATGTCGTCACCGCCCATGTGCTGGCGATGTATGTACCGTCTTTCTTTACCGGGCATCTGATCGCGCGTTTCGGTGTCGAAAAAATCGTCGGCGCGGGCCTTGTGATCCTGGGCGGGGCTGGCGCTGTTGCCCTGCAAGGCGTTGATCTGGAAAATTTCTTTGTCGCGCTTGTCCTGCTGGGTATCGGTTGGAACTTTGGCTTCATCGGCGCAACCACGATGCTGGCGGGTGCTCATGAAAGCTATGAGCGCGGCCGGATGCAGGGGCTCAACGATCTGCTGGTCTTTGGCGGTGTCACCTTTGCCTCGCTGGCTTCAGGCGGGTTGATGAATTGCTCCGGCGGCAGCCCGGTCGAAGGCTGGACCGCAGTCAATATGGCGATGGCACCCTTCCTGGTGCTGGCGGGCGGCGCGCTGTTGTGGTTGGTGCTGAAACCGCGTCCTGTTCACGGTCACTGATCTCCGGCGAGCCGAGACCGCACGACATGAAAAGACGCCTGACGGGGAGCCGCAGGCGTCTTTCTTATCTGGTCCCATCCGGCGTCTGATGCCTTACCAGCGCCCGGTGGAAACCCGGTAGATCAGGCTGGCACGGCGGCGGAACTCACTGGTGCCCAGGGTCCCGTCGGCCACCCGCCGAGGCTCCGCCACCGCCTGTTGCAGGATCGCGCTGGCCTGCCAGCCCGGCAGCAGTGCGGGCAAGGCCGATTTTGCGATTGCAGCACGATTGGAGCGAGCGTCCTTCAGCGCTGCGAGACCGCTCTCCGCCAGCGCGCGCACCCCCTCCGGCGTGCCATCCAGCAGCGGGACGCGTTTCTCGGCAACCAGCTTCGGAATTGCCCGCAGCCAGTTGGCGACGCCCACGCCATAGGCGAAGCGGCGCACAAGCGTCTCATCCCGCGCGCCCAGTGTCGCCGCTGCCATCCACATGAGCGCGCCCGTCGTCTTGTCGATGTGATCCGCCAGCGCAGCCTCATCCTCGAAGGGGTCGCGGTAGATGTCCCAGCGCCGCGCCTCTGCCATGGCATCAATATGCACCGCAAGGTCAGGCCGCAGCACCGCCCCCAGTGGCGTTGCGACGTAATGCCGTCGCACCGGGCCACCGGCCGCAATCTCTGTCCCGACATCGCGCCACCACTGCACGCGCATCTCGGCAATCATCGACTCCGCCGAGGCCCAGGGCGCCCGCGCCAGCTCAAGGTTGAAGGCGTAGAGCGTAAACAGCGCCGCCCGCGCTTCAACCGGCGCAGCCATCACCGTGGCAAAGCGATCCGGGTCGCCCTTTTGCACCAGATCGGCGCAGGCGGTCACATCATCGTCAAATGCAAGCATCAAGCCGCGCCGCCCGCCGTGTCAGTGTCCCGCAGCAGCTTCCAGCGGATCGCATCCAGCAGCGCTTCAAAGGAGGCGTCGATTATGTTGGCACTGACGCCGACCGTCGACCAGCGCCGCCCCTTGCTGTCTTCGCTGTCGATAATGACCCGCGTGACAGCCTCGGTGCCGCCCTGGGTGATCCGCACCTTGAAATCGACCAGCCGCATGTCATCCAGCGCCTTGGAATACTGGCCGAGATCCTTGGTCAGCGCTTTTGCCAGCGCGTTGACCGGCCCGCGGTCGCTGCCGGTCTCATCGAGGGATTCACTGACCGACAACAGCTTCTGGCCGTCCACTTTCACAACAACAACCGCCTCCGAGAGCGACACCATGCGGTTGTATTTGTTCTTGCGCCGCTCGACCGTCACCTTGTACCGCTTCACCTCAAAGAAACCGGGCAATTGCCCCAGTTCCTCGCGCGCAAGGATCTCAAACGAGGCCTGCGCTGTATCATAGGAATAGCCCTCGGCCTCACGGGTTTTGATCCGCTCCAGAATACGCGCGAGGGCCGGGTTGCCGGTCTCGACGCTCAGGCCTGCCTCGGACAGGCGCCGGCGCAGGTTCGACTGACCTGCCTGATTGGACATCGGGATGATGCGCGTATTGCCGACCAGCGCCGGGTCGATATGCTCATAGGTGCTTGGATCTTTCAGGATCGCGCTGGCATGCAGCCCCGCCTTATGCGCAAAGGCCGACGCCCCGACATAGGCGGCCTGTTTCGTCGGCACCCGGTTCAGGATCTCGTCCAGCATCCGGCTGAGCGCCGTCAGAGTGCTCAGCGCCTCCCGGCTGACACCGATGTCATAGCGATCGGCATAGGGCTGCTTCAACAACAGCGTCGGGATCAGCGTTGTCAGATTGGCATTGCCGCAGCGCTCGCCCAGACCGTTGAGCGTGCCCTGAATCTGCCGCGCCCCGGCGTCGACTGCCGCCAGCGAACAGGCCACCGCATTTTCGGTGTCATTATGGGTGTGGATCCCCAGACGCTCCCCCGGCAACCCTGCCGCGATCACCTCCTTGACGATGCGGCCCACATCCGCCGGAAGGGTGCCGCCGTTGGTGTCACAGAGCACAACCCAACGCGCGCCGGCCTCAAGCGCTGTGCGACAGGCCGCAAGCGCATAGTCCGGATTGTCCCGGTATCCGTCAAAGAAATGTTCGGCATCAAACAGCGCCTCGCGCCCCTGGGCCACCAGATGGGCGACGGAGGCGCGGATATTGTCGAGGTTTTCCTCAAGATCGATCCCCAGCGCATGGGTCACGTGGTAATCATGGCTCTTGCCGACCAGACAGACCGCAGCGGTGCCGGCGTTCAGCACCGCCGCCAGCACATCATCATTTGCCGCCGAACGCCCGGACCGTTTGGTCATGCCAAAAGCGGTCATGGTGGCCCGCGTTCTGGGGGCGGTTTCAAAGAAGCCGCTGTCCGTCGGATTGGCCCCCGGCCAGCCGCCTTCGATGTAATCCACCCCAAGCCCATCCAGTGCGGTTGCGATCCGAACTTTCTCAGCGGTGGAAAACTGCACGCCCTGCGTCTGCTGCCCGTCCCGCAAGGTGGTGTCATAAAGGTAAAGACGGTCTTTGGTCATGGCTGGCCTCATGGCTTGGCAAAGTATGGTCGTTGCCCCGTCATGAGGGCCTCTGCTGTCTGTCGGATCTGCCGCAGGCGGGCCCGGCGCCCACCCGCGAGGATCCGTATCGGGGGCTAGATCGCGCCGAGTTTTTCGGGGTCGAAATCCGGCCCCGGCACCAGCTGGACCCCCTCCTTGGACATCCGCACCTCGACGCCTGCGGTAAGATAGGCGGTCTTCAACCGGTCGACCTCGGCGAAATCCTTGGTTTTCATTGCGATCTCTCGCGCCTCGAAAAGCGCTTTTTCATAGGCGCTTAAATCAATGTCTTCACCTGCCGCCCAGGCCCCCATCTCATCACTCAGCAAGCCCATCAGTTTGGCCGATGCAAGTAGATCCGCCGCGGCACCGGCCGAGGCCAGCCTGTGCAACTCCGCAAGCGCACCCGCTGTATTCAGATCGTCCGACAGCGCCTCCAGAACCGCGGCAGCAGCGGTGGGTGCGGGCTCGATGCCCGCGGTCAGCGCCCGCCATTTGCGCAGCGTTGCCTCCGCTTCCTTTGCCTTCTTGTCGGTCCAATCCATCGGTTTTCGATAATGGGTTTGCAGGAATACAAGGCGGATCACCTCGCCCGGATAGCCCTGATCCAACAGGTCGCGCACGGTGAAGAAGTTGCCCAGTGATTTGGACATCTTCTTGCCCTCGACCTGCAACATCTCATTGTGCAGCCAGATTCTTGCAAAATCGCCCTCGGGATGGGCGCAGCAGCTTTGCGCAATTTCATTCTCGTGATGCGGGAACATCAGATCATTGCCGCCACCGTGAATGTCGAAACTCGCGCCAAACAGCTCGTGGCTCATGGCGGAGCATTCGATATGCCAACCCGGGCGCCCCCGCCCCCAGGGGCTGTCCCAGCCCGGCAACTCATCGGTGGAGGGCTTCCACAGTACGAAATCCATCGGATCGCGCTTGTTATCCGCCACTTCAACCCGGGCGCCTGCGATCATGTCATCCACTGAGCGACCGGAGAGCGCGCCGTAGTCCTTGTAGCTCTTGACCGAGAACAACACATGGCCTGCCCCGTCGGCATAGGCATGGCCCTTGGCAATCAGCGCTTCGATCATGTCAATCATCTGCGGGATATAGGCGGTTGCCCGCGGCATGTGATCCGGTTCAAGCGCCCCGAGTTCAGCCATATCGGCCAGATACCAGCTGATGGTTTCCTCGGTCCGCTGCTGCACCAATTCCTCAAGCGTGCCGGGGGCGCCAGCCTCCTTGCGCGCCAGAGCGGTTGCGTTGATCTTGTCGTCCACATCAGTGAAGTTGCGCGCGTAACTCACGTGGTTTGCGCCATAGACATGACGCAACAGACGATAGAGCACATCGAACACCACGACAGGGCGCGCATTGCCCAGGTGGGCGCGATCATAGACCGTCGGCCCGCAGAGATAGAGGCGTACATCGTCGGGATTGATCGGGTTCAGCACCTCTTTGCCGCGGGTG includes:
- a CDS encoding pseudouridine synthase — protein: MTRLIRFNKPFDVLPQFTDRGSEGSPRATLSDWIDLPGVYPAGRLDRDSEGLMLLTDQGRLQAWISDPQHKMPKTYWVQVEGTPDAAAIQALAEGVELKDGLTRPAKAALIDEPQGIWARTPPIRVRKSVPDSWIALTLREGRNRQVRRMTAAVGHPTLRLIRAAIGIWTLDGLSPGTWEDLEVPSIPGPPKPKPAPNRQAIARRKAVGAKTTPSDPQKPPRKPRKPRKR
- a CDS encoding alpha/beta hydrolase, coding for MTRVLTAERKAPLSGQTRSVVVFLHGYGANGADLLGLADPLGEHLPDTLFVAPDAPERCAGTPFGFQWFPIPWIDGSSEEESMRGMMASIEDLNAFLDALMVDEDVLPEQVVLFGFSQGTMMSLHVAPRREDAVAGIVAFSGRLLSPETLKDEVVSKMPVLLVHGDADDVVPPQSLPEAAEALGEAGFQDVFAHIMKGTGHGIAPDGLSVALAFMRDKLSL
- a CDS encoding DNA-3-methyladenine glycosylase family protein gives rise to the protein MTGSQTPVGQFGGDARSAAIGRIITSDACVREGAQWLAASDPRFARAIDLCGPLPLRRKPEGFAELLSAIVSQQVSVASANAIWGRMVGAGLDTAPAVSAASEDDLRAVGLSRQKIRYAHALAAAGLDFDALRQLPDAEVIKILTQVSGIGTWTAEIYAMFSLGRADVFAHGDLALQEGARILLDLPQRPKPAEMRRIAEAWSPWRSVAARVLWAYYRVAKDREGIR
- a CDS encoding MFS transporter, whose amino-acid sequence is MTDSLPLPDDRIAKRNVVILVLAQAFLGAQMPMIFTIGGLAGQSLASNACFATLPISLIVAGSMLAATPISAIMQRYGRKAGFFVGAAGGTLGGVVGAYGLYLGSFPIFLLGSFLTGIYMSAQGFYRFAATDTASDAFRPKAISYVMAGGLLSAIIGPQIVKATSQAFVIPFLGTYMAVVAVNVLGAVLFLFLKIPKPPVPSEDAPRGRSRVELLRNPTIAVAVICAMVSYALMNLVMTSTPLAVVGCGFSEGSAADVVTAHVLAMYVPSFFTGHLIARFGVEKIVGAGLVILGGAGAVALQGVDLENFFVALVLLGIGWNFGFIGATTMLAGAHESYERGRMQGLNDLLVFGGVTFASLASGGLMNCSGGSPVEGWTAVNMAMAPFLVLAGGALLWLVLKPRPVHGH
- a CDS encoding squalene/phytoene synthase family protein, which codes for MLAFDDDVTACADLVQKGDPDRFATVMAAPVEARAALFTLYAFNLELARAPWASAESMIAEMRVQWWRDVGTEIAAGGPVRRHYVATPLGAVLRPDLAVHIDAMAEARRWDIYRDPFEDEAALADHIDKTTGALMWMAAATLGARDETLVRRFAYGVGVANWLRAIPKLVAEKRVPLLDGTPEGVRALAESGLAALKDARSNRAAIAKSALPALLPGWQASAILQQAVAEPRRVADGTLGTSEFRRRASLIYRVSTGRW
- the cimA gene encoding citramalate synthase, which produces MTKDRLYLYDTTLRDGQQTQGVQFSTAEKVRIATALDGLGVDYIEGGWPGANPTDSGFFETAPRTRATMTAFGMTKRSGRSAANDDVLAAVLNAGTAAVCLVGKSHDYHVTHALGIDLEENLDNIRASVAHLVAQGREALFDAEHFFDGYRDNPDYALAACRTALEAGARWVVLCDTNGGTLPADVGRIVKEVIAAGLPGERLGIHTHNDTENAVACSLAAVDAGARQIQGTLNGLGERCGNANLTTLIPTLLLKQPYADRYDIGVSREALSTLTALSRMLDEILNRVPTKQAAYVGASAFAHKAGLHASAILKDPSTYEHIDPALVGNTRIIPMSNQAGQSNLRRRLSEAGLSVETGNPALARILERIKTREAEGYSYDTAQASFEILAREELGQLPGFFEVKRYKVTVERRKNKYNRMVSLSEAVVVVKVDGQKLLSVSESLDETGSDRGPVNALAKALTKDLGQYSKALDDMRLVDFKVRITQGGTEAVTRVIIDSEDSKGRRWSTVGVSANIIDASFEALLDAIRWKLLRDTDTAGGAA
- the cysS gene encoding cysteine--tRNA ligase — protein: MTTIKLHNTRTRGKEVLNPINPDDVRLYLCGPTVYDRAHLGNARPVVVFDVLYRLLRHVYGANHVSYARNFTDVDDKINATALARKEAGAPGTLEELVQQRTEETISWYLADMAELGALEPDHMPRATAYIPQMIDMIEALIAKGHAYADGAGHVLFSVKSYKDYGALSGRSVDDMIAGARVEVADNKRDPMDFVLWKPSTDELPGWDSPWGRGRPGWHIECSAMSHELFGASFDIHGGGNDLMFPHHENEIAQSCCAHPEGDFARIWLHNEMLQVEGKKMSKSLGNFFTVRDLLDQGYPGEVIRLVFLQTHYRKPMDWTDKKAKEAEATLRKWRALTAGIEPAPTAAAAVLEALSDDLNTAGALAELHRLASAGAAADLLASAKLMGLLSDEMGAWAAGEDIDLSAYEKALFEAREIAMKTKDFAEVDRLKTAYLTAGVEVRMSKEGVQLVPGPDFDPEKLGAI